From the Lancefieldella sp. Marseille-Q7238 genome, one window contains:
- a CDS encoding helix-turn-helix transcriptional regulator — protein sequence MPRPRFSEMLVARRRQLGISITQASKTLKLKEQALIAFEEGDFENIPQSGYAQGMLSSYARYLGLNPREVVDLFQEEVFEHEHGTYSHELRRRTRDTQSGRGISGYDVPNEAESRPKAYVQYHGLLPTAGGPAGDMGAFATTSGVRSRQSSVPLAGSSSDSTNAYSFSEYATGHAYNASPDSAHRRSSSRLRTRGVAARRRVGIAGVSGTEGSSRLMRETQSTPGYPASSDQTRMMARGSRLGSRSDVSTRSVAPSEYTDDLHYDDQAAPYERASTISGRRGSRNIASVDRPNVRRRQPSNLSRAPRRLRRRGVMGAIDEFFSNTARAIATIVVVLAVILTLIIIFSVRACAANKTNPVPSRTVSVNNESATQQSQSEKTDTTTEPKKDSEESKQPEKTTETKTDKTEVEISVPDGQFSWLEIDEDGTYVVADKVTGPWSKTITVKGTLKIQAGVPGAVTVKVNGQTKAFENSSSGIGIMTIKGSESNSEDTSTKNDTSSSTKTDDSKTDASAQSSTNQETTTSSSSNTN from the coding sequence ATGCCACGCCCGCGTTTCAGTGAGATGCTTGTTGCTCGCCGTCGCCAGCTTGGTATCTCCATAACCCAAGCGTCAAAAACGTTAAAACTTAAAGAGCAGGCGCTTATCGCTTTTGAGGAAGGGGACTTTGAGAACATTCCCCAGAGCGGTTACGCGCAGGGCATGCTCTCTTCGTACGCTCGCTACCTGGGGCTGAATCCCCGTGAGGTAGTTGACCTCTTCCAAGAGGAGGTCTTTGAGCACGAGCATGGAACCTACTCACATGAGCTTCGCCGCCGTACGCGAGACACGCAGTCGGGCCGTGGCATCTCAGGCTATGATGTTCCCAATGAGGCTGAATCACGTCCGAAAGCCTATGTGCAGTATCACGGTCTGCTTCCAACGGCAGGAGGCCCTGCGGGCGATATGGGCGCCTTCGCAACTACCTCAGGCGTTCGCTCTCGACAATCGAGTGTCCCCTTGGCGGGATCTTCCTCCGATTCGACAAACGCCTATTCATTTTCTGAATACGCAACAGGTCACGCTTATAACGCCTCACCGGATTCCGCGCATCGACGCAGTTCTTCTCGGCTGCGTACACGCGGCGTAGCGGCGCGCAGACGGGTAGGAATCGCTGGAGTATCGGGAACTGAAGGCTCTTCTCGGCTCATGCGCGAAACGCAATCGACCCCGGGCTATCCGGCGTCGAGCGATCAGACGCGCATGATGGCGCGCGGCTCAAGGCTTGGTTCTCGCTCCGATGTCAGTACGCGCAGTGTCGCTCCGAGCGAGTATACCGATGACCTGCATTATGACGATCAAGCAGCTCCTTATGAGCGCGCGTCTACTATTTCCGGTCGCCGCGGTTCTCGTAACATTGCAAGCGTTGACAGACCAAATGTTCGCCGCCGTCAGCCGAGCAACCTTTCCCGCGCACCTCGAAGGTTGCGTCGCCGTGGCGTTATGGGAGCCATCGATGAGTTTTTCTCCAACACGGCGCGTGCTATCGCGACAATCGTGGTAGTGCTGGCCGTTATTTTGACGCTTATTATTATTTTCTCGGTCAGAGCATGCGCAGCCAATAAGACCAATCCTGTTCCGTCACGTACGGTGAGCGTCAATAATGAGTCTGCAACGCAGCAGTCTCAGTCTGAAAAAACGGATACCACGACGGAACCCAAGAAAGACTCAGAGGAATCTAAGCAGCCGGAGAAAACCACGGAAACGAAGACGGACAAAACGGAAGTTGAGATTAGCGTTCCCGATGGACAATTCAGCTGGCTGGAGATTGATGAGGACGGCACGTATGTAGTTGCCGATAAGGTCACAGGACCTTGGTCTAAGACGATTACAGTCAAAGGGACGCTGAAAATCCAGGCAGGCGTTCCGGGAGCGGTCACGGTAAAGGTGAACGGGCAAACAAAAGCGTTTGAGAATAGCTCGTCAGGAATTGGCATCATGACTATCAAGGGGTCAGAATCCAACAGCGAGGATACCTCCACGAAAAACGATACCTCTTCCTCTACAAAGACCGATGATTCCAAGACTGACGCTTCCGCTCAGAGCAGCACAAATCAGGAGACTACCACGTCGTCGAGTTCGAACACCAACTAA
- a CDS encoding DNA translocase FtsK — protein sequence MPAQRSSNAAKRRAGQSRRASASQGLTPVQNDVIGVVLAVLAIALFVSVILPSTALVTSAVGHGLKLCFGTGAPLFPIALFMFAMTFFMRDEGPVSTRIAVGLTLDVLAALAMISLNFPGAEQNPQILLFESNLEVAGGYVGGGIALVLLQMLGRIVGNILLLGVLIAGIVVCGFSISDVVSRASGRFDEMREDHRIRREERAAAREEASYAEQGTRIASGKKNRRKTVDEQPSLFDETGEGKTTFIGDRKTSVLRRNARQSEGEELLEDEDAASDTLAGRAKTTLLGRTSKAHEGDGQQDSQEEQSASAATQKKRKTASRKTKGDVPDFLANPESLKRPGDDDSTYELPPFSILKTNANSGKSAVSEDELAQTAQRLQATLEEFGLSSQVVGWVAGPSVTTFKISMGEGERVNKITNLEDDIALSLAAKSVRIFAPIPGTSLVGIEIPNEKSQAVNLADVLPYAKGGPLECAFGRNSEGKPIVVDLASLPHLLVAGTTGSGKSVLLNAIVMSMLMRTTPEQVRLIMVDPKRVEFTGYAGLPHLYVPVVTEPRQAASALQWGVTEMERRLKVFEHYKVRDIKTYNKNVDSDKYADMENPPKHMPYFVIVIDELADLMMVAGKDVESSIVRIAQLGRAAGIHLIVATQRPSADVVTGLIRANIDNRVALSVDNSINSRIILDQKGAEQLLGRGDMLVKLRGSKPKRAQGCWVSDEEIEQTVRYIREQRVAEYHDNILTVAVPSQVDGTASQGASREDDPLIWEAARIVVDSQLGSTSSLQRALSVGYARAGRIMDMLEAKGVVGPANGSKPREVLIDKDALEELKVQDAAYKEVE from the coding sequence ATGCCCGCTCAACGTAGTTCAAATGCAGCAAAAAGAAGAGCAGGTCAGTCGAGGCGCGCATCGGCCTCTCAAGGCTTGACACCCGTTCAAAACGACGTCATTGGCGTCGTGCTTGCCGTACTGGCGATAGCACTTTTCGTTTCGGTTATCCTGCCTTCGACCGCCCTTGTCACCAGCGCTGTCGGTCATGGCCTGAAGCTCTGCTTCGGTACGGGGGCGCCACTCTTTCCGATAGCGCTTTTCATGTTCGCCATGACGTTTTTCATGCGGGACGAAGGACCCGTTTCAACGCGTATTGCCGTTGGATTGACGCTTGACGTTCTCGCGGCTCTTGCCATGATTTCACTCAACTTTCCCGGCGCTGAGCAAAATCCTCAGATTCTGCTTTTTGAGTCGAATCTTGAAGTTGCCGGAGGGTATGTTGGCGGCGGCATTGCGCTGGTACTGCTGCAAATGCTTGGACGCATTGTCGGAAACATTCTGTTGCTCGGCGTACTTATCGCGGGCATAGTGGTGTGCGGATTTTCCATTTCTGACGTTGTCAGCCGAGCTTCGGGCCGTTTTGATGAGATGCGTGAAGACCACCGCATCAGACGAGAAGAGCGTGCCGCCGCGCGTGAGGAAGCCTCCTACGCCGAACAGGGAACGCGCATTGCTTCAGGAAAGAAAAATCGTCGCAAAACCGTGGACGAACAGCCTTCGCTCTTTGATGAAACAGGAGAGGGTAAAACTACCTTTATCGGTGATCGCAAGACGAGTGTCCTGCGCCGCAACGCGCGCCAATCAGAAGGAGAGGAGCTTCTTGAAGATGAGGATGCTGCCTCAGATACCCTGGCCGGCCGCGCGAAGACAACGCTTCTAGGCCGCACGTCCAAGGCCCACGAGGGTGACGGACAGCAGGACAGCCAAGAGGAGCAGTCCGCATCTGCTGCGACTCAGAAAAAGCGCAAAACGGCATCCAGAAAGACGAAGGGCGACGTTCCCGACTTCCTCGCAAATCCTGAAAGCTTAAAGCGACCGGGCGACGATGACAGCACCTACGAGCTTCCGCCCTTCTCGATTCTCAAGACTAACGCGAACTCAGGCAAGTCCGCCGTGTCTGAGGATGAGCTCGCGCAGACAGCCCAGCGTCTTCAGGCAACGCTTGAGGAGTTTGGGCTTTCAAGTCAGGTAGTCGGATGGGTCGCCGGCCCCTCGGTGACAACGTTCAAGATTTCCATGGGTGAGGGCGAGAGGGTCAATAAGATTACCAACCTTGAAGATGATATCGCGCTCTCTCTCGCGGCGAAATCGGTGCGTATTTTTGCGCCTATTCCTGGAACTTCGCTGGTTGGCATTGAAATTCCTAACGAGAAGTCGCAGGCGGTCAACCTTGCCGATGTGCTTCCGTATGCCAAGGGCGGTCCGCTTGAGTGCGCCTTTGGCCGCAATTCCGAAGGAAAGCCCATTGTAGTTGATTTAGCGAGCCTTCCGCACCTGCTGGTAGCAGGTACTACAGGATCGGGCAAGTCGGTACTTCTGAACGCCATCGTTATGTCGATGCTTATGCGAACTACGCCCGAGCAGGTACGCCTCATCATGGTCGACCCCAAGCGCGTTGAGTTCACAGGATACGCCGGCCTTCCGCATCTGTATGTCCCGGTCGTTACGGAACCGCGACAGGCGGCAAGCGCACTTCAGTGGGGCGTTACCGAGATGGAACGGCGGCTCAAGGTATTCGAGCATTATAAGGTGCGCGACATTAAGACGTACAACAAAAACGTTGATAGCGATAAGTACGCCGACATGGAAAATCCCCCCAAGCATATGCCGTACTTCGTAATTGTCATTGACGAGCTGGCTGACTTGATGATGGTTGCCGGCAAAGATGTCGAATCTTCCATCGTACGCATCGCGCAGCTTGGCCGCGCGGCCGGCATACATCTGATCGTTGCCACGCAGCGCCCCTCCGCAGACGTTGTAACGGGCCTTATCCGCGCGAACATCGATAACCGTGTAGCGCTTTCCGTTGACAACTCCATCAACTCGCGCATTATCTTGGACCAAAAGGGCGCGGAACAGTTGCTGGGCCGCGGCGATATGCTGGTCAAACTTCGCGGAAGCAAGCCCAAACGCGCGCAGGGATGCTGGGTTTCTGACGAGGAAATCGAGCAGACCGTCAGATACATCCGTGAGCAGCGCGTTGCCGAGTATCACGACAATATCCTGACGGTCGCCGTGCCGAGTCAGGTTGACGGAACCGCTTCTCAAGGGGCTTCTCGCGAAGACGACCCGCTCATTTGGGAAGCAGCGCGCATCGTCGTTGACTCTCAGCTGGGATCTACCTCCAGTTTGCAACGTGCTCTTTCTGTGGGATATGCCCGTGCTGGTAGAATTATGGATATGCTTGAAGCAAAGGGAGTTGTCGGACCTGCTAATGGTTCCAAACCCCGTGAGGTCCTGATTGATAAAGATGCACTTGAGGAGCTTAAAGTGCAGGATGCAGCCTATAAGGAGGTCGAGTGA
- the rpsO gene encoding 30S ribosomal protein S15, with the protein MAVSKERKAELIKQYGKDEKDSGSAPVQVALLTERIRELTEHMKSHQKDFHTRRGLLMLVGKRRRLLSYIKKNDIEEYRELIKSLGIRDNIQ; encoded by the coding sequence ATGGCAGTTTCTAAAGAGCGTAAGGCTGAGCTCATCAAGCAGTACGGCAAAGACGAGAAGGACTCCGGTTCCGCTCCGGTGCAGGTTGCGTTGCTGACTGAGCGTATCCGCGAGCTCACCGAGCACATGAAATCCCATCAAAAGGACTTTCACACCCGTCGCGGTCTTCTGATGCTTGTTGGTAAGCGTCGTCGTCTTCTTTCTTACATCAAGAAGAATGACATCGAGGAATATCGTGAGCTTATCAAGAGTCTGGGCATCCGCGACAACATCCAGTAA
- a CDS encoding ribonuclease J: MPKKEAPLKIIPMGGLDGIGKNMTVFEYGNDMVLIDAGLMFPDDEQPGIDLVLPDYTYVLENEHKLRAILITHGHEDHIGALPYLLMDLTRKVPIYSSKLSLGFIEGKLAEHKLTGIKLCEVNDGSNIKLGAFDITFFSMTHSIPAAFGVHMKTPAGSLMHTGDFKLDQTPIDGKRPNYAAITTFASEGLDLLLSDSTNANHPGFTPSEAAVGPALRHIIKNAKGRVFVASFSSHIHRLQQVCDASVAVGRKVVVTGRSMVTNTKVARDLGYLKIADKNIVDAYDVEKLADDRIVVLCTGSQGEPLSALARMANGEHKSLSIRPQDTVIISATPVPGNERSVQSIINSLSKIGCAIYDKSKTLVHVSGHGSQEELKLVLGMARPKNFMPVHGEAVHLRAHAELAKQMGIPEKNIFILDNGDSLEMREGKVKRGKSVESGVVFVDGLSVTESNPVVLRDRQRLAQDGIVTVVVTLVGRSRKAGVVEVSGRGVSFATDDELMDGAQNLVRNQVDKFSKSEGSNPEAIRKNIRNSLSNFLWTKTHTRPMVIPVVMEV; encoded by the coding sequence ATGCCTAAAAAAGAAGCACCCTTAAAGATTATTCCTATGGGTGGCTTAGACGGCATTGGTAAAAACATGACCGTCTTTGAGTACGGCAACGACATGGTTCTTATCGATGCCGGCTTGATGTTTCCCGATGATGAGCAGCCAGGCATTGACTTGGTGCTTCCTGATTATACCTATGTGCTTGAAAACGAACATAAGCTGCGCGCTATTTTGATTACCCATGGACATGAGGATCATATCGGCGCTCTGCCGTATCTTTTGATGGACTTGACGCGCAAGGTACCTATTTACTCCAGCAAACTTTCGTTAGGTTTCATTGAAGGCAAGCTTGCCGAGCACAAATTAACGGGCATCAAACTCTGTGAAGTCAATGACGGCTCCAATATCAAGCTGGGCGCTTTTGACATCACCTTCTTTTCCATGACGCACTCCATCCCCGCGGCGTTTGGCGTTCACATGAAGACGCCTGCGGGTTCCCTTATGCATACGGGAGATTTTAAGCTCGACCAGACGCCCATTGACGGCAAGCGTCCCAACTACGCGGCCATTACGACATTTGCCTCCGAAGGGCTTGACCTCTTGCTTTCTGATTCCACCAACGCGAACCATCCGGGCTTTACGCCTTCGGAAGCAGCGGTGGGGCCGGCGCTGAGGCATATTATCAAAAACGCAAAGGGCCGCGTCTTTGTGGCGTCCTTCTCGTCCCATATTCACCGCCTGCAGCAGGTGTGTGACGCCTCCGTTGCCGTTGGTCGCAAGGTGGTCGTAACGGGCCGCTCAATGGTCACCAATACCAAGGTCGCGCGTGACCTTGGCTATCTTAAAATTGCCGATAAAAACATCGTCGATGCCTACGATGTCGAGAAGCTCGCCGACGACCGTATTGTTGTCTTGTGCACTGGCTCACAGGGAGAGCCGCTCTCCGCGCTTGCCCGTATGGCTAACGGCGAGCATAAGTCGCTCTCTATACGTCCTCAGGATACGGTAATCATTTCCGCGACGCCCGTTCCTGGAAACGAGCGAAGCGTGCAGTCCATCATCAACTCACTTTCCAAGATTGGCTGCGCTATCTACGACAAGTCGAAGACGCTCGTTCATGTTTCCGGCCACGGAAGCCAAGAAGAGCTCAAGCTGGTTCTTGGCATGGCGCGCCCCAAGAACTTTATGCCGGTACATGGCGAGGCGGTACATCTTCGCGCCCATGCAGAACTTGCTAAGCAGATGGGCATCCCTGAAAAGAATATCTTCATCCTTGATAACGGCGACTCTCTTGAGATGCGGGAGGGAAAGGTCAAGCGCGGAAAATCCGTGGAGTCCGGTGTCGTCTTTGTCGATGGTCTTTCCGTGACGGAGTCCAACCCCGTTGTGCTTCGCGATCGCCAGCGCTTGGCGCAAGACGGTATCGTGACCGTTGTGGTAACGCTGGTGGGACGCAGTCGCAAGGCGGGTGTCGTTGAAGTGTCAGGACGCGGCGTTTCGTTTGCTACGGACGACGAGCTTATGGACGGCGCGCAAAATCTAGTTCGCAACCAAGTAGATAAATTCTCCAAATCCGAGGGGTCAAACCCCGAGGCAATACGTAAAAACATCAGAAACTCCCTCTCCAATTTCCTTTGGACTAAAACGCATACACGTCCAATGGTTATTCCGGTTGTTATGGAGGTATAA
- a CDS encoding polyribonucleotide nucleotidyltransferase: MTKVTHEFDLYGKHYALEAGELAKQATGACIVKCGDSTVLLTAVVSKERKDYDFFPLTVDFIEKMYAVGRIPGGYLKREARPSEKATLTARMIDRPLRPSFPEGFRNEVQIVATSLVADQINAVDTISVMGASAALHIGGVPYEGPLACVRIGRNPETGEFLVNPTYSERDHSDLDLELAGSATFISMLEAGAHEISEEDMLSAMAFGQEAIAAFCEEQKKFFAKWEEVNGPIEKRSYVLDEPISEVHERIFAHYDEMSAALKDADKQSRMTKVADLMEAIKAEFTEEEQEAWSRAIAVELKGLEKHAMRVMVVETGERVDGRAADEIRPLMVKPDYLPLVHGSGLFQRGQTQVLSVCTLGMLNEWQRLDTIEPVDGKRYIHHYNFPPFCTGETGRMGSPKRREIGHGALAERALLPVIPSEDEFPYAIRVVSEVMESNGSSSMASTCGSTLALMDAGVPLTRPVSGVAMGLIQENGKTVVLTDIQGLEDFLGDMDFKVTGTVKGITAMQMDNKATGLTPEILRQALMQAHEGRMFILEKMLEQIPAPREGTKETAPQILSLSIPTDKIRDVIGSGGKVIRGIQEDTGATVDIQEDGSVFIAGTLGAAEAAAERIKAIVKVPEVGEEYAGRVVGIQPFGAFIELLPGKDGLLHISRVAQGRVEKIEDVLSIGDEVKVRVLEVDEKGKISLDRLDKPEAPASSGKKHEEHGERRPRRETRRPGDNGGEHRQPRRHHDA, translated from the coding sequence ATGACAAAAGTAACGCACGAGTTTGACCTCTACGGTAAGCACTACGCGCTTGAGGCTGGCGAACTTGCGAAGCAAGCGACAGGAGCCTGCATTGTAAAATGCGGAGACTCTACCGTCCTTCTAACAGCTGTCGTTTCAAAAGAGCGCAAAGATTATGATTTCTTTCCGCTGACGGTTGATTTCATTGAAAAAATGTACGCCGTGGGACGCATTCCGGGAGGTTACCTCAAGCGTGAAGCTCGACCGAGCGAGAAGGCTACCCTTACCGCTCGTATGATTGACCGTCCTTTGCGTCCCTCCTTTCCTGAGGGCTTTCGCAATGAGGTTCAGATTGTCGCCACTTCGCTGGTAGCGGATCAGATTAACGCCGTTGACACCATCTCCGTTATGGGCGCCTCCGCTGCGCTGCATATCGGTGGCGTTCCATATGAAGGACCGCTTGCATGCGTTCGCATTGGACGCAATCCCGAGACCGGGGAGTTCTTGGTAAACCCGACCTATAGCGAGCGCGATCATTCCGATTTGGATTTGGAGCTTGCCGGTTCCGCGACGTTTATCTCAATGCTTGAGGCTGGCGCTCATGAGATTTCCGAGGAGGATATGCTCTCCGCTATGGCCTTCGGTCAAGAGGCGATTGCGGCGTTCTGCGAGGAGCAGAAGAAATTCTTCGCAAAATGGGAAGAGGTCAACGGTCCTATCGAGAAGCGCTCGTATGTCCTGGATGAGCCCATCAGCGAAGTACATGAGCGCATTTTTGCTCACTATGACGAGATGAGCGCGGCTTTGAAGGACGCTGACAAGCAATCTCGCATGACCAAAGTGGCCGATTTGATGGAGGCCATTAAAGCTGAGTTTACGGAAGAAGAGCAGGAGGCGTGGAGTCGCGCCATTGCCGTTGAGCTTAAGGGTCTGGAGAAGCACGCCATGCGCGTTATGGTTGTCGAGACCGGTGAGCGCGTAGACGGCCGTGCGGCAGACGAGATACGTCCCCTTATGGTTAAGCCCGATTATCTGCCGCTGGTGCACGGCTCTGGCCTGTTCCAGCGCGGTCAGACACAGGTGCTTTCCGTTTGTACCTTGGGCATGCTCAATGAGTGGCAGCGCCTTGACACCATTGAACCCGTTGACGGTAAGCGCTATATCCACCACTATAACTTCCCGCCCTTCTGCACCGGGGAAACTGGCCGTATGGGCAGCCCCAAGCGCCGCGAGATTGGCCATGGCGCCCTGGCGGAGCGTGCGCTGCTTCCTGTTATCCCTTCCGAAGACGAGTTCCCCTATGCTATCCGCGTAGTTTCTGAGGTTATGGAATCAAACGGATCGTCTTCTATGGCCTCCACCTGCGGCTCAACGCTTGCGCTTATGGATGCGGGCGTGCCGCTTACACGTCCTGTTTCCGGTGTCGCCATGGGTCTTATTCAGGAGAATGGCAAGACGGTCGTCCTGACAGATATCCAGGGTCTCGAGGACTTCCTCGGTGATATGGACTTTAAGGTTACCGGTACCGTCAAGGGCATCACGGCGATGCAGATGGACAATAAGGCAACCGGTCTTACTCCTGAGATTTTGCGTCAGGCCCTGATGCAGGCTCATGAGGGACGTATGTTCATTCTTGAAAAAATGCTTGAGCAGATTCCGGCGCCTCGCGAAGGAACTAAAGAAACCGCTCCACAGATTCTCTCGCTTTCCATTCCCACTGATAAGATTCGTGACGTCATCGGTTCCGGTGGCAAGGTTATCCGTGGTATCCAGGAGGACACCGGCGCGACCGTTGATATTCAGGAGGACGGCTCTGTCTTTATCGCCGGCACGCTTGGTGCTGCCGAGGCGGCTGCAGAGCGTATCAAGGCCATCGTCAAGGTTCCTGAAGTAGGCGAGGAGTATGCCGGCCGTGTCGTGGGCATTCAGCCTTTCGGTGCCTTTATTGAGCTTCTTCCCGGTAAGGACGGCCTGTTGCATATCTCTCGTGTTGCGCAAGGGCGCGTCGAGAAAATCGAAGATGTTCTCTCCATTGGCGATGAGGTCAAAGTTCGCGTTCTTGAGGTTGATGAGAAGGGCAAGATTTCCCTCGATCGCCTTGACAAACCTGAGGCTCCCGCTTCGTCCGGTAAAAAACATGAAGAGCATGGTGAGCGCCGTCCGCGTCGGGAAACACGTCGTCCTGGCGATAACGGCGGCGAGCACCGCCAGCCGCGTCGCCACCATGACGCCTAA
- a CDS encoding YajQ family cyclic di-GMP-binding protein codes for MAKESSFDVVSEVDMMEVDNAYQQATRELSQRYDLKDSGATLELSKKDAAFTIAAPSDFVASQVRDVLGSKLVKRGIDLKSVRWADPVPAAGSSVRQIGKLVQGIDQETAKRIAKDIRDMKVKAKATVEGEKLRVASASRDTLQSVIAFLKEQEYGQPLQYVNYR; via the coding sequence ATGGCAAAAGAGTCCAGCTTTGACGTTGTGTCAGAGGTAGACATGATGGAAGTTGACAATGCGTATCAGCAGGCCACGCGCGAACTTTCTCAGCGCTACGACCTGAAAGATTCAGGGGCCACGTTGGAGCTTTCCAAGAAGGACGCCGCGTTTACCATCGCGGCGCCATCGGATTTCGTGGCCTCTCAAGTACGGGACGTGCTCGGGAGCAAGCTGGTAAAGCGTGGTATCGATTTAAAAAGCGTTCGCTGGGCAGATCCCGTGCCGGCGGCCGGCTCTTCGGTGCGTCAGATAGGAAAACTGGTGCAGGGGATAGACCAGGAGACCGCTAAGCGCATCGCAAAAGACATTCGTGACATGAAGGTTAAAGCTAAGGCAACGGTTGAGGGCGAGAAGCTCCGTGTTGCCAGCGCTTCTCGCGATACGCTTCAGTCCGTTATCGCATTTCTAAAGGAGCAGGAGTATGGTCAGCCCCTCCAGTACGTCAACTATCGCTAG
- the era gene encoding GTPase Era produces the protein MSNSAIPSSTSFHSGFVALVGRPSVGKSTLVNACLNEKIAITSPVAQTTRRRLRAIVNSDDSQLVLIDTPGLHKPKDALGKELNKTALAELNDADAIAFLIDATKPVGRGDEWVAHYVDKAKAPYKILLITKADIAVAEQITAQIEAAQQLARFNDVLVLSAVEDFNVKAFIQLVSEHLPEGPQWFPNDMDVDASDEDLVAEFVREKLLCNLRQEVPHSVGVVCDKLEFLTDDHASISATILVERESQKGIVVGNKGSMIKKVGIQARKDLEKLFGCSIYLDLHVRVQPQWRRDANEIRRLGYASED, from the coding sequence AAATCGACGCTCGTAAATGCCTGCCTGAATGAGAAAATCGCCATTACGAGTCCCGTGGCGCAAACAACGCGGCGGCGCCTGCGGGCCATTGTCAACAGTGATGACTCTCAGTTGGTTCTTATCGATACTCCTGGCCTTCACAAGCCCAAGGACGCTCTTGGAAAAGAACTCAACAAAACAGCTCTCGCAGAGCTGAATGATGCCGATGCCATCGCGTTTTTAATCGACGCTACCAAACCGGTCGGTCGAGGTGATGAATGGGTTGCGCACTACGTCGACAAAGCCAAGGCGCCCTATAAGATCTTGCTTATCACAAAAGCCGATATCGCCGTAGCCGAACAGATAACGGCGCAAATTGAAGCCGCACAACAACTTGCCCGCTTTAATGACGTGCTGGTGCTTTCCGCCGTGGAGGATTTTAATGTCAAGGCCTTCATACAGCTCGTGTCAGAGCATCTTCCCGAGGGACCTCAATGGTTTCCAAATGATATGGACGTTGATGCCTCGGATGAGGATCTTGTGGCGGAATTTGTCCGAGAAAAACTCTTGTGCAATCTGCGCCAGGAGGTTCCTCACTCTGTTGGGGTCGTATGCGACAAGTTGGAGTTTTTAACCGATGACCACGCTTCCATTTCAGCTACGATTCTCGTTGAACGTGAGAGTCAAAAGGGAATTGTGGTTGGCAATAAGGGATCGATGATAAAAAAGGTTGGGATTCAGGCTCGCAAAGACCTTGAAAAGCTCTTCGGCTGCTCAATCTACCTTGACTTGCACGTTCGCGTACAGCCCCAATGGCGCCGGGACGCCAATGAGATACGCCGCCTCGGCTATGCTTCTGAGGACTAA
- the recO gene encoding DNA repair protein RecO, producing MPGRRTHRIQALVLDRTKLGEQDLILTLLSFGGEKIQAVAKGARKPGGRFAARTELFSELDALVAEGRSLAVISEASLIDAHEAIRGDLSRVSAASVLCEIARLTCAEGYEDTFLFPILSRALSAVEEASDDAHLDLIVAAYVFKVLAHGGWRPELGSCIACGDEAPTFFSPRAGGALCASCAHEVEGAEAVTPSQLAWLSSLISLTFDQLVEVEIDAETAFFLLSTAHMWAATHLDARLRAFEFMLSV from the coding sequence GTGCCCGGCAGACGCACACATCGCATACAAGCCCTTGTGTTGGACAGGACAAAGCTTGGCGAACAGGATCTTATCCTGACGCTTCTGTCCTTCGGTGGAGAAAAAATACAGGCTGTCGCCAAGGGCGCGCGGAAGCCCGGCGGCCGCTTTGCAGCGCGGACTGAGCTTTTTTCCGAACTTGACGCTCTTGTGGCCGAAGGACGTTCTCTGGCGGTGATTTCCGAGGCATCGCTTATCGACGCGCATGAGGCTATCAGGGGAGATCTGTCGCGCGTGTCAGCCGCGTCAGTACTGTGCGAAATCGCACGCCTGACGTGCGCCGAAGGGTATGAAGATACGTTTTTATTCCCGATTCTTTCCCGAGCGCTTTCAGCGGTCGAAGAAGCCTCAGATGACGCGCATCTTGATTTGATTGTCGCGGCGTACGTTTTTAAGGTGCTTGCGCATGGGGGCTGGAGGCCTGAGCTTGGCTCATGCATCGCCTGTGGAGATGAGGCGCCAACGTTCTTCTCGCCGCGAGCAGGGGGCGCACTTTGTGCGTCGTGCGCTCATGAAGTCGAAGGAGCTGAAGCGGTAACTCCCTCGCAGCTTGCATGGCTTTCGTCTCTTATTTCATTGACGTTTGACCAGCTTGTTGAGGTAGAAATTGACGCAGAGACAGCGTTTTTTCTGCTGAGCACAGCGCATATGTGGGCAGCAACGCATCTTGACGCGCGCCTGCGAGCGTTTGAATTTATGCTGAGTGTGTGA